The following are encoded in a window of Psilocybe cubensis strain MGC-MH-2018 chromosome 4, whole genome shotgun sequence genomic DNA:
- a CDS encoding putative extracellular serine carboxypeptidase, translating to MYFLSSLGFVASLATVASVVARLPDGRLHGNMMRPANVPFVSPPDPGVPVTSRNGTTLPPYTTVYYFDQLIDHNNPSLGTFKQRFWHTYEFYESGGPIILMTPGETNADGYSGYLTNRTINGLIAQQQNGSTIVLEHRFYGLSNPYPDLSVKSLRVHTIQQAIDDLEYFAKNVNLPMPGGDSVTPDKAPWVLIGGSYAGALTSWTMVNKPNLFAAGYASSGVVQAILDFWQYFEPIRTNMPANCSADVQAVIAHVDKTFSSKNAAAINALKENFGLGNMTHLDDVAGALRNNLWDWQSLQITSGAGTQFYRFCDALEVKNGVKAPASGFGLQNALQAWGKYWRTTYLSGLCGQQDAETCLGTYDTSLEFWSDTTIDNAERSWMWIVCNEVGYLQEGAPLGRPSLVTRLVQPSYDLRQCQQMFPAAFPRPPVPNTLLTNLKYRGWNVRIKNLFFANGIRDPWRDATISSTSVSVPSTSNQPIGLGDGFHCSDLGVSAGEVDPTIAAIQTAALASMKKWLAAWKPTGRGGPIKTPRSSPQTVPRINPPFTFKPINAWFKNSGNL from the exons ATGTATTTCCTCAGTTCTCTGGGATTTGTTGCCTCTCTCGCCACTGTTGCGTCTGTAGTTGCTCGGCTTCCAGATGGTCGCCTTCACGGAAACATGATGCGTCCTGCAAACGTTCCTTTCGTAAGCCCTCCTGACCCAGGTGTTCCTGTAACAAGTCGCAATGGCACCACCCTACCACCATATACGACAGTGTATTACTTTGACCAACTCATAGACCACAACAATCCATCTCTCGGCACGTTTAAGCAGAGATTCTGGCACACTTATGAATTCTATGAATCGG GTGGTCCTATTATTCTTATGACACCTGGCGAGACGAACGCAGATGGTTACTCGGGGTACCTCACCAACAGGACTATTAACGGTCTCATCG CTCAACAGCAAAACGGCAGCACAATTGTACTAGAACACAGATTCTATGGCTTGAGTAACCCGTACCCCGATCTTTCTGTGAAGAGTCTCAGAGTTCACACAATTCAACAAGCCATCGACGATTTGGAGTATTTTGCAAAGAATGTAAATCTACCAATGCCAGGCGGTGACTCTGTTACACCGGACAAGGCACCCTGGGTGCTCATTGGAGGCAGCTATGCTG GTGCACTTACGAGTTGGACTATGGTTAA CAAACCGAATCTTTTCGCGGCTGGATACGCGTCTTCTGGAGTGGTACAGGCAATCTT AGACTTCTGGCAATATTTTGAACCAATCCGCACCAATATGCCAGCCAACTGCTCTGCTGATGTGCAAGCTGTAATCGCACATGTCGACAAGACTTTCTCAAGCAAAAATGCCGCTGCCATCAACGCCCTCAAAGAAAACTTTGGCCTTGGGAACATGACCCATCTGGATGATGTTGCCGGTGCTC TACGCAATAATTTATGGGATTGGCAATCCCTGCAAATTACGTCAGGGGCCGGAACACAGTTCTATCGATTTTGCGACGCTCTGGAGGTGAAAAATGGCGTTAAAGCTCCTGCTTCGGGTTTCGGCCTCCAGAATGCACTCCAGGCGTGGGGTAAATACTGGCGTACTACTTATCTTTCAGGAT TATGTGGCCAACAAGATGCTGA GACCTGCCTTGGAACTTACGATACTTCTCTTGAATTTTGGTCAGACACAACCATCGACAACGCAGAGCGATCATGGATGTGGATTGT CTGCAATGAAGTCGGATATCTCCAG GAGGGTGCGCCTCTAGGTCGCCCATCTCTTGTAACAAGACTGGTTCAACCATCTTACGACTTG CGACAATGTCAACAAATGTTCCCGGCCGCCTTCCCTCGCCCACCTGTCCCCAACACTCTGCTCACAAACCTCAAATATAGAGGCTGGAATGTAAGAATCAAAAACCTATTTTTTGCCAATGGGATCC GTGACCCATGGAGAGATGCAACAATCTCTTCTACCAGTGTTTCCGTTCCCAGCACCTCAAACCAGCCTATTGGCTTGGGAGATGGCTTTCACTGTTCTGACCTCGGTGTATCTGCCGGGGAAGTAGACCCTACCATCGCAGCTATTCAGACTGCTGCCCTCGCATCCATGAAAAAATGGCTTGCAGCTTGGAAACCCACCGGTCGTGGTGGCCCCATCAAAACACCCAGAAGCTCACCACAAACTGTTCCAAGAATCAATCCACCTTTCACCTTCAAGCCAATTAACGCGTGGTTCAAGAACTCTGGCAATCTTTAA
- a CDS encoding putative ribonucleoside hydrolase, whose amino-acid sequence MKYVWLDVDPGHDDATAIMLAVNTPTINLLGVSTTHGNASSEWTAINAARCLLAFGGSPNIRVFPGSDEPLLLPAKHDPQIHGVDGLGGVEGLPDIEDPKVLSLFATDEDGSRIRALEGMSKIIKDTWKKGAGHQVTVISTGPMTNIANFVSVYPDLLPAVEEFVFMGGAVGMGNRSAVAEYNILCDPHAAQIVLNAPVKKVMMPINVTHTAIVTRDIHREILVSGSSHESSRSTELPKASTNLRHTLSTLISYFAEAYKVTFGFNDGPPLHDALTIAYVAYPDLFKTTRHRVDIELTGTHTIGETVVDMWHYRPCDDTWGRNGRNCIVAEAMNVKRFFDIFLETILRCDQVSPLNMNTVP is encoded by the exons ATGAAGTATGTGTGGTTGGATGTGGACCCT GGCCATGATGATGCCACTGCGATAATGCTCGCGGTGAATACTCCAACTATTAACCTTTTGGGCGTTTCAACA ACCCACGGAAATGCGAGCAGTGAATGGACCGCGATAAACGCTGCCCGATGTCTTCTTGCGTTTGGTGGATCTCCAAATATTCGTGTGTTTCCAGGATCGGATGAGCCCCTTTTGCTTCCTGCGAAACATGATCCACAGATTCACGGAGTGGATGGTCTTGGAGGGGTAGAAGGTCTCCCCGATATTGAAGACCCAAAAGTTTTATCCTTGTTTGCAACAGATGAAGATGGATCTCGCATTCGTGCGTTAGAAGGCATGTCCAAGATTATCAAAGATACGTGGAAGAAAGGTGCAGGTCACCAAGTTACAGTCATTTCCACCGGTCCAATGACGAACATCGCTAACTTTGTCAGTGTATATCCTGACCTGCTTCCTGCCGTGGAAGAATTCGTGTTCATGGGCGGTGCCGTCGGTATGGGTAATCGCTCTGCTGTTGCAGAATACAACATCCTGTGTGATC CGCACGCAGCACAAATAGTCCTCAATGCACCTGTAAAGAAGGTGATGATGCCAATTAATGTCACCCACACAGCAATTGTTACCAGAGATATCCACCGTGAAATTCTGGTGTCGGGTTCTTCCCACGAATCTTCAAGGAGCACAGAACTACCAAAAGCGTCAACCAATCTGCGCCACACTCTGTCCACATTAATCAGTTACTTCGCAGAGGCGTATAAAGTAACTTTCGGATTTAACGACGGGCCTCCTCTTCACGACGCGCTTACAATCGCATACGTGGCTTATCCGGATCTCTTTAAGACAACTCGTCATAGAGTGGATATAGAGCTCACAGGAACTCATACCATCGGAGAAACTGTGGTTGATATGTGGCATTACCGCCCTTGCGATGATACATGGGGGCGAAATGGACGGAATTGTATCGTGGCAGAGGCCATGAAC GTCAAGCGAttctttgatatttttttggAAACAATTTTGAGATGCGATCAAGTGTCGCCTTTGAATATGAATACAGTGCCTTGA
- a CDS encoding Zinc-type alcohol dehydrogenase-like protein (Zinc-type alcohol dehydrogenase-like protein C1773.06c) yields the protein MAIPTTTVQYSFPQMGSYENLVKSEAPTSKIKANDVLVKIHATSLQYRDLMVSKGIYGTGLPANLVPLSDCAGEVLAVGEDVTGWKKGDRVCPNFSTDHIHGRTTPAIMATSLGGQAHGVLTQYRVFPAHSLVAIPAHLSYEEAATLPCAALTAYNALHGPVPIKAGDFVLALGTGGVSIFALQFAVAAGATVIATSSSDEKLKIAAKYGAKHLINYNTTPNWDEEVLKITNGEGVDHVGGQGTLAKSIKSAKTGSGYIHIIGHVSSSEGDPSVIFPLIRGAVTLRGILIGSVAQFNDMNRLILANPDTTRPVIDKVFTFDEAIAAYAYLESQKHVGKIVIKVA from the exons ATGGCTATTCCAACCACCACTGTACAATACTCCTTTCCTCAG ATGGGCTCTTACGAAAACCTGGTTAAAAGCGAAGCCCCTACCAGCAAAATCAAAGCAAACGATGTTCTCGTGAAGATTCATGCAACTTCCCTTCAA TACAGAGATCTTATGGTCTCTAAAGGCATCTATGGCACTGG CCTGCCCGCTAACCTGGTTCCATTATCGGATTGTGCAGGTGAAGTTCTAGCTGTTGGCGAGGATGTCACTGGATGGAAGAAGGGTGACCGAGTTTGTCCTAATTTTTCCACTGACCACATACACGGCCGCACAACCCCTGCGATTATGGCGACCTCGCTGGGTGGTCAAGCTCATGGCGTGCTCACTCAATACAGAGTTTTCCCAGCTCAT TCTCTTGTGGCAATTCCTGCTCACCTTTCTTATGAGGAAGCTGCCACACTTCC TTGCGCCGCTCTCACAGCATATAACGCACTTCATGGGCCCGTGCCAATTAAAGCTGGAGACTTTGTCTTGGCGTTGGGAACAGGGGGCGTATCTAT CTTTGCTTTGCAATTTGCCGTTGCGGCTGGAGCAACCGTGATTGCGACTTCATCTTCTGACGAAAAGCTAAAGATTGCCGCGAAGTATGGCGCTAAACACCTGATCAACTACAATACGACACCTAACTGGGACGAAGAGGTCCTGAAAATT ACAAACGGAGAAGGAGTTGATCAT GTTGGAGGCCAAGGAACTCTCGCAAAATCTATCAAATCCGCCAAAACTGGAAGTGGATATATTCATATTATTGGGCATGTTTCATCT AGCGAAGGTGATCCCAGCGTCATTTTCCCATTGATTCGAGGCGCAGTGACGTTGCGCGGAATATTGATTGGCTCTGTTGCGCA ATTTAATGATATGAACCGTCTCATCCTTGCAAATCCTGATACTACCAGGCCCGTCATCGACAAGGTATTCACTTTTGATGAGGCTATAGCTGCATATGCCTATCTTGAGTCACAAAAACATGTTGGGAAGATTGTCATCAAGGTTGCCTAG